The Deltaproteobacteria bacterium genomic interval GTTCCACGCGGCGGACGGGCGAGACGATCAGCTGCTCGAGCGTGCCGCGCTCGCGCTCGCGCGCGATGGCCATGGCGGTGAGCATGACCATGGTCATGGTCAAGATGACGCCGGTGAGCCCGGGCACGATGTACACCGCCGTGCGCAGGTCGGGGTTGTACCAGGTGTTGGCCTCGACCTCGACCGGCGCACCCGACGCGACGCCGCCGCGCGCGCGCACGCGGTCAACCAACACGCGGATCGACTGAGCGGTCGCCATCGCGGTCGCCGTATTAGTAGCACTTGCAACTGTTTGCGGATCGGCGCCGTCGACAATGAGCTGTACCCGTGCGGAGCGTCCGCGCAATACGTCGCGCGCATAGCCGGCCGGCACCACGACGGCCACCTTCGCGCGCCCCGCGCGCAGCGCGCGCCTGACCGCGTCGAACGACTCGGCGTGACCGACGACGTCGTAGTAGCCGGTGGCAGCGAGCGACCGCACGAACGCGCGCGACTGCGCCGACCGGTCGCGATCCGCCACGATGGTCGGGATGTGGCGCACGTCGGTGTTGATCGCGTAGCCGAACAGGACCAGTTGCAGGAGCGGAATCACCGCCATCATGGCGAGCGTGAGCCGGTCGCGCCGAAGCTGGAGCAGTTCCTTCCACGCGATGACGAACAGGCGCACGTCACTCTCCGCGGCGCGCACGCTCGTCCGCGCGCACCATCGACACGAACGCATCCTCGACCGTCGGGCGCGTCTCGCGGTACGCGCGCAGGCCGGCGCGCACGGCCGCGACTGCCGCGTCGACCGCCGCGCGCGGGTCGGCGCCGCCGCGCGTCGCAACGCGCAACACCGAGCCGAAGTGCGCCACCTCGTCGACGTCCGGCCGCGCGCGCAACACCGCCGCCACCTCGGTCGCCCGATCGACCTCGACCTCGGCGACGCGCAAGCCGCGCCGCGCGACGATCTCGGCCGGCGCGCCGACGTCGAGCAGCTCGCCGCGGAAGATGAACGCGAGGCGATGGCAGCGCTCGGCTTCGTCCATGTAGTGGGTGGTCAACAGCACCGTGGTCCCGGCGGCAGCGATGTGGTGGATGTGGTCCCAGAAGTCGCGGCGGCTCACGGGATCGACCCCCGCCGTCGGCTCGTCGAGAAACAGCAAGGGCGGCTCGTGGATCGTCGCGCTCGCGAGCGCGACGCGCTGCTTCCAGCCGCCCGACAGGGTGCCCGCGAGTTGATCGCGGCGCGCGGCCAGCCCCGCGCGGTCGATGACGTCCGCGACGCGCGCCCGGCGGCTTCGCCGCGGGATGCCGTAGATGCCCGCGTAAAACAGCAGGTTCTCGCGGACGGTGAGGTCCTCGTACAGGCTGAACCGCTGAGTCATGTAGCCGATCC includes:
- a CDS encoding ABC transporter permease — protein: MRSCRWCARTSVRAAESDVRLFVIAWKELLQLRRDRLTLAMMAVIPLLQLVLFGYAINTDVRHIPTIVADRDRSAQSRAFVRSLAATGYYDVVGHAESFDAVRRALRAGRAKVAVVVPAGYARDVLRGRSARVQLIVDGADPQTVASATNTATAMATAQSIRVLVDRVRARGGVASGAPVEVEANTWYNPDLRTAVYIVPGLTGVILTMTMVMLTAMAIARERERGTLEQLIVSPVRRVELVIGKIVPYVLIGYVQMTIILLAGHSIFAVPLVGSVGLLFAVAFVFIAANLALGLFFSTLAATQQQAMQMSFFFLLPNILLSGFMFPFEGMPRPAQWLAQGLPLTHFLRIVRGIVLKGAGWSEIAGELAWLAGLLGALVTLGALRFSKRLD
- a CDS encoding ABC transporter ATP-binding protein encodes the protein MTEAIIETEHLSRRFGDLIAVRDVTLSVRRGEIFGVLGPNGAGKSTTIRMLCGILRPTGGRGTVVGYDVSKQPEPIKRRIGYMTQRFSLYEDLTVRENLLFYAGIYGIPRRSRRARVADVIDRAGLAARRDQLAGTLSGGWKQRVALASATIHEPPLLFLDEPTAGVDPVSRRDFWDHIHHIAAAGTTVLLTTHYMDEAERCHRLAFIFRGELLDVGAPAEIVARRGLRVAEVEVDRATEVAAVLRARPDVDEVAHFGSVLRVATRGGADPRAAVDAAVAAVRAGLRAYRETRPTVEDAFVSMVRADERARRGE